From a region of the Zingiber officinale cultivar Zhangliang chromosome 4B, Zo_v1.1, whole genome shotgun sequence genome:
- the LOC121977834 gene encoding uncharacterized protein LOC121977834 has translation MAMGVPSSSSSAAAAAATAITAISLALTFPWLFATSNADSPPARPYANHTVVWFFDAASNSSAVNYSTWASSQNFFLGDFLIFDTDSNNTVIQTFNATTYALCDFSDDNGNDTTFYYDGSGEPTVNMTVAVPLTEEGTNYFFSAADGGVECLQGMRFEITVSHGRGLPPSLNQPPPPPYFDLAPPPPPDIAVTPTTGGGGKAGGQAPLAHALLLVLFGGFVF, from the exons ATGGCCATGGGAGTGCCCTCGTCGTCGTcatcggcggcggcggcggcggccacgGCCATTACTGCCATATCACTCGCCCTCACCTTCCCATGGCTCTTCGCGACCTCCAACGCCGACTCCCCGCCTGCCCGGCCCTACGCTAATCACACCGTCGTCTGGTTCTTCGACGCCGCTTCCAACTCCTCCGCCGTCAATTACTCTACATGGGCTTCCAGCCAAAATTTCTTCCTCGGCGATTTCCTCA TCTTCGACACGGATTCGAACAATACTGTGATCCAGACCTTCAACGCCACCACCTACGCCCTCTGCGACTTCTCCGACGATAACGGAAACGACACGACCTTCTATTACGACGGGAGCGGCGAGCCGACGGTGAACATGACGGTGGCGGTGCCTTTGACGGAGGAGGGCACGAACTACTTCTTCTCTGCGGCGGACGGGGGAGTCGAGTGCCTGCAAGGAATGCGGTTCGAGATAACGGTGTCGCATGGCCGGGGGCTCCCTCCCTCGCTGAACCAGCCTCCGCCGCCGCCGTACTTCGACTTGGCCCCTCCGCCGCCGCCGGATATAGCAGTGACCCCCACCACAGGCGGAGGGGGGAAGGCCGGGGGGCAGGCCCCACTAGCACATGCGCTGTTGCTGGTTTTGTTTGGCGGTTTTGTTTTCTAG